The Pseudomonas sp. B21-023 genomic interval CCACGAGCACAACGGCCACTCGCCGGCCGAGAGCGACGGTTTCGCCAACGCCTACTTCTTCCCCGGCCAATACTATGACTACCGTTGGCCGATCCAGCTGGCCGGCTACGACACCATCAACACCCGCGCCCAGGACCCGCGCGCTGCCTTCCCCTGCGCGCCGGGCGAAACCCTGTACGTCAACGACGCGTCCCCAGGCCTCAAGACCTGTGAGAACGGCAGCATCAAGATCCGCGGTGATTGGCGCGAGACCATGAGCACCCACTGGTTCCACGACCACATGCTCGATTTCACCGCGCAGAACGTCTACAAGGGCAACGCGGTGATGATGAACTACTACTCGGCCATCGACCGTGGCAACGAAGCCCTGCAGGACGGCGTCAACCTGCGCTTCCCCAGCGGCGCGGCGATGCCATGGGGTAACCGCGACTACGACGTCAACCTGGTCATCGCCGACAAGGCCTGGGACGCCAACGGCCAGTTGTGGTTCAACCCGTTCAACACCGACGGCTTCCTCGGCGACCAGATCCTGGTCAACTGGCAGTACCAGCCCAAGCTCAAGGTGCGCGCGCGCAGCTATCGTTTCCGCATTCTCAACGGCTCGGTGTCGCGCTACTTCAAGTTTGCCGTGGTGCGTGAAATCGCCGGCAACAGCGGCGAATTCAAAGGCCCGAGCGGCTCCAACGTCTCCTATGCCCGCGTGCCGTTCCACATGATCGCCAACGACGGCAATATCATGGAACACGCCGTGCCGTTCGACGGCACCCTCGACCTCAACGGCGACGGCAGCCTGCAGGACAACAACGCCATCCTGCCGCTGCAGGGCATCGCCGAGCGCTACGACATCATCATCAATTTCGCCAGGAACGGGATCAAGGTCGGCGACAAGCTTTACTTCGTCAACCTCATGGAACACGAGACCGGCAAGGGCCCGAAACAACCCATCGCCCTGGCCGACGTGCTGTCGGGCAAGTACAAGCCCGTGATCAAGCAGACCAGCAACGGCCCGGAATGGGATGGCGGCGACCCGGTGGTCGGCAAGTTCATGCAACTGATCGTGCAGCCCTACGCCGGCCAGGACCTCAGCATGGACCCAAGCCTGTATGAACCGGCCAAGCCCGGCAAGGCTGCTGGCCTGGTGATGATTCCCCTGCCGATCGACCGCAACAGCGCCAGTGACCAGGTCAAGATCAAGGCCGCCCGCCACCGCGAGTTCATCTTCGGCCGCTCCGACGGCACCGACAGCACCCCCTGGACCATCAAGACCGACGGCGGCTTCGGCTACACCATGGACCCACGGCGCATCAGCGCCGCCCCGCAACTGGCCAACGAGGCTACCGACGGCGGCTTCAGCGGCGACGGCACCCTGGAAGTGTGGAAGATCAAGAACGGTGGCAACGGCTGGAGCCACCCGGTGCATGTGCACTTCGAGGAAGGGGTGATTCTCAGCCGCGACGGCAAGGCCCCGCCGGAATGGGAAAAATGGGCGCGCAAGGACGTCTACCGCATCGGCCCGGACAGCGACTCCTCGGAAGAAGTGGAAATGGCCATTCGCTTCCGCGAGTTCGCCGGCACCTACATGGAGCATTGCCACAACACCCAGCACGAAGACACCTCGATGCTGCTGCGCTGGGACCTTGAGCACCCCGGCCAGTTCCAGATGATGCCGACGCCATTGCCTGGCTGGGATGGTGTGGAGTACGTCAACTCCGCGGCCCTGCCGACCTTCCGCACCTCGAGCAGCGGCCCGGGCAACGACAGCAACAAGCCGCCGGTGGCGGTCAACGACAGCGCCGCGACCATGGCCGGCAAGCCGATCGTGCTCAACGTGCTGGCCAACGACACCGACCCCGACGGCAACCTGCCGCTGAGCGTCAGCAGCCTGGCCCAGCCCGACTCCGGCCAGGGCACGGTCAGCAGCAACGGTACCCAGGTCACCTACACCCCACCGGCCACCGTCGCCACGGCATTCACCGCCAGCTTCACCTACGCCGCACGCGACGCCAAGGGCCTCGAATCCCTGGCCCCGGCCACGGTGAGCATCGCAGTTTCGCCCGCCGTGCCGATGGACGAAATCCAGGTCAGCAGCGCTTCGGTGCAGTTGCGCAGCAACAGCCGCTGGACCTGGGAGGTGTCCGGCACCACCTCGGTGGCCGCCGGCAACAGCATCCGGGTGACCAGCAACACCACCAGCGGGCCGCTCGACCTGGGCCTGGCGACGTTGAGCGCCAGCGGTTCCGGCGCGCGCTGGAAACTATCGGTAACCACTACCGGCAGCGGCCCGGCCTCGCCGCCGGCGGTAACGGTCAAGTCAGCGCTGGGGCAGAGCGTGACGGTACCGTTGAGCATACGTTGATATCGCCAAGACCCGACAGGGAATTGGCGTGGGAGCGGGCTTGCCCCGCGATGAACGCACCGCATGGCACCGGCTCTGCCGGTGTTCGCGGGGCAAGCCCGCTCCCACGCTGCCCTGGCCTGCCCCTGACCAGAGGGTAAAACCATGCCCCGCCTCTTCCGCCTGCTGCTCCTGTTGCTGCTCACCCTCAGCCTCGCCTGGTCGCTGCCCCCCAGCACCCGCGCAACGCCCTCCACCCCCTGGGGCGCCGACTACTTCCCCAACATCCCCCTGCTCACCCAGGACGGCCGCCAGGTGCATTTCTTCGACGACCTGATCAAGGACAAGGTGGTGGCCATCAATTTCATATTCACCGGTTGCGGCGACTCCTGCCCGGTGGAGACCGCCCGCCTGCGCCAGGTACAGAAACTGCTGGGCGAGCGCGTCGGCCAGGACATCTTCATCTACTCGATCAGCATCGACCCCTACAACGACACCCCCGCCACCCTCAAGCGCTACGCGGAAAAATTCGCCATCGGCCCCGGCTGGACCCTGCTCACCGGCGAGGCCGCCGACATCGAACAGCTGCGCCGCAGCCTGGGCCTGTACATCGAAGGCCTGGAGAATGGCCGCAGCAAGGACCATAACCTCAGCCTGATAATCGGCAACCAGGCCACCGGCCGCTGGATGAAGGCCTCGCCCTTCGAAAGCCCGTACATCCTCGCCGACCGCCTGGCCAACAGCCTGCACAACTGGAAAACCGCCAGCGCCCAGCACCGCGACTACACCCAGGCCCCCGACATCCGCCCGCCGAGCAAAGGCGAGCAACTGTTCAGGACCCGCTGCTCGTCATGCCATACCCTGGGCGACGCAGAGCCAGGCGCCACCCACGGCATCGGCCCGGATCTGCTGGGGGTGACCCGGCAGCGAGACGAACTGTGGTTGAAGCGCTGGCTGATGGAACCCGATCGGATGCTCGCGGAGAAAGACCCGTTGGCAATGCTGCTGTTCGCGCAGTACAACCAGTTGGCGATGCCCAACATGCGATTGGGGGAAACAGAGGTGGCTGCGCTGGTCGGCTATCTCGAAGAGGAAACGACGCGCTTGCAAGCACCGCATTGAGCGACCGCAGGGGAACGCTGCGGGGCAGCTGGCGATATCATGAAGCCATCAAATCGCGTTAAGCTCGCAGCATACACTCAGCCATCGCACCATTGGGTCCGGTGCACGCACTGCTCGCCGAGATCACAAGGAGTCTTCTCATGCCATACATCACCCAGGTCGACAGCACCCTTTGGGCACTGATCACTCGCCTGCAGGGTCAGGAGCTGCAAACACCCCATACGCCGAGCAACGCTCACTTCCAGGTCGATGCGGTCGGTGCCGACAACCTGACGATCACCACCGGCGCCCAGGCCAGTAGCCTGACCATCAGTCGTGGGGCATTCCAGCAAACACTGGACTATCTCGCAGCCAACGGGCACTTCGGCGTTTCCAACGCGGTCCCGGTCGCCTCCAACAAGGACCCGGCACTGGCCGGTCCGGTCTGCCTGGCGGCGCGTCTTCAGCCCAACGGCAACCCTGGGCGCATGGTCATCACCTACATCCTGCCGATTCTCGAACACTGCCAGGCGGTCGGCATACAGCGCGCCACCACTCCGACCACGACCTGGCTTCTACCCTGAAGGCCATCTTGTCAGCGCGGCAGGACGCCAACGCGCCGCAGTTCCCATGCCGCATTTTTGCCTAGAGCGACCGCCCGGATCCCGAGGCCCCGTTTTCAAGGATGTCGATGAACCCGTCAAGCATCGTGCGCTACTGGCACGCCATCGAATTGTTGCAACCTCAACCCGTACCCAAGCTGAACATCCGTGACGAGGACGATATTTATCTGCCGTTCTTCCACGACATCCGCAGCCAGGAAGACCCGCTGCCCTGGATGCCCGGCAGCCTGGTGGGCAAGCAGAAACTGCCGGAAAAACGCGTGTGGAGCCACAGCCTGTTCGCCCACCTTTACGACAGCCTGGCAGTGACCACAGCGCTGGGAGAGCGGTTTGGCGCCGACCAGGGCTACAGCGAGCCACAGTCGCGGGAAACGGCCCTGTTCGCCCTGCGCTTCAGCGCGGAAGGCATGCTGGTACCGGACAGCCTGGTGCTGTCCAGCGAAGCATGGTTTCTTGGTTGCGTGCTTGCCGAGCGGAAGTGGGAGCATGGCTTCGCCAGCGCCCAGGACGACGCCCGCCAACTGGCCTGCCAGCTGCTTGGCACAGCCGTCACCTGCGATGCGTTGCACGAGCTTACCCAGGCGATTGTTCAAGCGTTGGGGCTGGAGGCATTCTTCGGCGATGCCCCCCGCCGCCACAGGGTGCGCTCCACCCCGATCGATCCAGAGAAGCCGGCGCCTCAGGACGATCCACTCAACAGCTTCCTGCTCGATGACCTCACCCATGTCGCCTCGGCGCTGGATCGCGGCGTGTCCAGCACCGCGCTCGCCCAGTTCCTGCGTGAACATGCCCCAGGCCAACGGCTGCACCTGGACCAGCCGCATGCCTCGCTGCCGATCATCGAACGTCTCTATCCACATCGCCATGCACCGGGCTGCTGGCCGAGCGACAAGCATCTTGGCCTGGTGCACTCGCAACAACTGGCGGTCAACAGCCTGTTGGCCGAACTCGGTGAAAGTGCCGGAGTCATGGGAGTCAACGGTCCACCAGGAACGGGCAAGACCACACTGTTGCGCGACCTGATCGCCGCCGTGGTGACCCGCCGAGCCGATGTTCTCGCCTCGTTCGACCGGGCTTCCCAAGCCTTCCTCAACAATGGTTGCGAGGAGCTCAACGACGGCGGGCGGCCGCAGAAAGGCTACCGCCTGAACCCCGAGCTGTTCGGTTTCGAAGTCGTGGTAGCCTCGAGCAACAATGGCGCGGTGGAAAACATCACCCTGGAGCTGCCGCAGGCCGGAAAGGTCGACCCATCCTGGCTTGGCGAAATCGATTACTTCGCTGACATCGCCACATTGCTGATCGATCAGCCGGCCTGGGGATTGATCTCTGCGGCATTGGGCAGCAAGACCAAGCGCAAGCAGTTCGTCAGCCAGTTTTTCTACGGTGAAGCACCACCCAAGAAGAAAAAGGCACGAACGAGCGAAGCCGCGAACGACCTGCAGACCGCCGACGTGCTCGCTGAGCACGAAGACAGCTACACCGCGGATATCGACGTATCCGACAAGCCGACCGGCCCTCGGGGGTTCATCGGCTGGCTGAGCAACCCAGCCAACAGCATCCCCGAGAGCGAGCGCCAGGCACGCTGGAAAGCGGCAAAGCGTCGCTACACCGCCAGCAAGGATGCAGCCGACGCGCTGTGTGAACAAATCGCGGCGATCAATCAACGAATCGATGCCGTTCGTGAACGCCGAACGGCGTTTACCCTTCAACAGGCCGAGCACGACGCTCACTGGCGCGCCCATGAGCAACTCAAGGCCGGCCAGCTAGACCACGAGCACGCGAATCTGCTGCCGGCGCGGAATGAACTGAGAAGTGCGCTGGATGCCCTGGACAGCCAGGTTGGCCAACGGCCCGGCTTGTGGCTCAATCTTTTCACCCTCGGGGGAGCGGGTCGCACATGGCGTGCGCAACGTGCCCACCTGCAGCAACGCCACCAGCTTTGCAGCGACAACTACGCCACCGCCATGAAACAGGATGCGCGTCTTGCCGAGCAGCTACAGACGCATCAACTGCTGCTCGAAACCGCCAGGCAGCAGCTTGGGCTTGCAGAGGCAGCGTTGCACACCGACGTCGAAACAGCTCGGCAACTTGCCATTGCGGGGGGCGCCGAACATCTGCTGCCCTGGCTGACGCAGGAGGACATTGGCCGTGGGGAGGCCATCGAGAAACTCGAGCCCTGGCAATTGAAAGGCTGGCGCCAGGCACGGGCCCGGGTGTTCATCGAGGCACTCGGCCTGCACAAGACCCTGTTCCAGATCGAGGCGAAGCGCTTGAGCGCCAACCTCTACTGCATCACCCGTCAACTGACAGGCAGCCAGTATCTGGGCATTTCCCAAGAACTGAGCCGGTCGATCTGGGCATCACTGTTCATGGTGGTTCCGGTCCTGAGCAGCACCTTTGCCTCGTTCGCCCGTTCATTCGGCAGCTTTGGCTGTGAAGAAATTGGCTGGCTGCTGGTGGACGAGGCCGGCCAGGCCACGCCACAGGCTGCCGTAGGCGCCCTGTGGCGTGCACGCCGCGCCGTGCTGGTCGGCGATCCGCTGCAGTTGCCGCCCATCGTGCCGGTATGTGATGCCGTGCTCGAGCACATGCGAAACCACTACCAGGTCGATCCGCACTGGATCTGCAATCGCCAGTCTGCCCAATCCCTTGCCGACCTTGCCACGCGATGGGGCAAGATGCTGGGCCCAAAGGAGGCGCAAACCTGGGTAGGCTTGCCACTGGTGGTCCATCGTCGCTGCGACCGTCCCATGTTCAAGATGGCTAACCTCATTGCCTATGATGGTGCCATGGTCTATGGCACGGGCGCGCCTGAACCCGCGAAAGCTACCAAGGCCAGCCTGCCCTCCGGCTGGTTGCATGCTCCAGGACCATCGTCAGGCAATTGGGTCCGCCAGGAAGGCATCATGCTCAAACGTCTGCTGGAACGCCTTGAGGCCGATGGCGTGACGAAGGACGCGATTACCGTCATTACGCCGTTTCAGGACGTGCGAAGCAAACTCTCGACATTCCTGCCCAGCCAGATCGTCTACGGCACCATACATACCATGCAGGGCAAGGAGGCAGAGATCATCGTCCTGGTGCTCGGTGGCAGCGCCGACAACCGAGGAGCACGCGACTGGGCGGTCGAAACGCCGAACCTGCTCAACGTTGCGGTCACCCGCGCCCGAGAGCGGCTGTACGTCATCGGTGACTACGATGACTGGAGCACGCGCCAGCAATTCGAACAGATCATGCATCTGCTGCCGAAACAGTCCCTGCTGGCACTCAGCAACACAACCACAGCGTAAGCCCCTGTGCCGAGCGTGGCCCGCCCTGACAACGGGGTTGGCCATGCACGTCGCGGGGCACTTGACCCACATCCACTGCCCACTCCATGCTCGACCGCTTCCACCCCACGCTCAAGGAACGATTGCATGAAGCTGGAAACACTCGCCATCCACGCGGGCTTCAGCCCCGACCCGACCACCAAGGCGGTGGCCGTGCCGATCTACCAGACCACCTCGTTCGCCTTCGACGACACCCAGCACGGCGCCGACCTGTTCGACCTCAAGGTGGCCGGCAACATCTACTCGCGCATAATGAACCCCACCAACGATGTGCTCGAACAGCGCATGGCCGCCCTCGAAGGCGGGGTTGGCGCGCTTGCAGTGGCCTCGGGCATGGCCGCCATCACCTATGCCATCCAGACCGTCGCCGAGGCCGGCGACAATATCGTCTCGGTGGCCAAGCTGTACGGCGGCACCTACAACCTGCTGGCCCATACCCTGCCGCGCCAGGGCATCACCACCCGCTTCGCCGCCCATGACGACATTGCCGCCCTCGAGGCGCTGATCGACGAACGCACCAAGGCAGTGTTCTGCGAGTCCATCGGCAACCCTGCCGGCAATATCGTCGATATCGCCGCGCTGGCCGAGGCCGCCCACCGCCACGGCGTGCCGCTGATCGTCGACAATACCGTGGCCACGCCAATCCTCTGCCGCCCGTTCGAGCACGGCGCTGATATTGTCGTGCACTCGCTGACCAAGTACATCGGCGGCCACGGCACCAGCATCGGCGGCATCGTCATCGACTCGGGCAAATTCCCCTGGGCCGATCACACGCAACGTTTCGCCCTGCTCAATACCCCCGACCCGTCCTACCACGGCGTCACCTACACCGAAGCCTTCGGCCCCGCCGCCTTCATCGGCCGCTGCCGCGTGGTGCCGCTGCGCAACACCGGCGCCGCGCTGTCGCCGTTCAACGCCTTCCTGATCCTGCAAGGCCTGGAGACCCTGGCCCTGCGCATGGAGCGCCATACCGAGAACGCGTTCAAGGTTGCCCGCTACCTGCAGGAACACGACCAGGTGGCCTGGGTGAAATACGCAGGCCTGCCCGATCACCCCGAGCACCAACTGGCCCAGCGCTACACCGGCGGCAAGCCGGCCTCGATCCTGTCGTTCGGCATCAAGGGCGGCCAGGCCGCCGGGGCGCGCTTCATCGATGCGCTGCAACTGGTGGTGCGCCTGGTGAACATCGGCGACGCCAAGTCGCTGGCTTGCCACCCCGCCTCCACCACCCACCGCCAGCTCAACGACGACGAGCTTGAAAAGGCCGGTGTGCCGCGAGACATGGTGCGCCTGTCGATTGGTATCGAGCACAGCGATGACATCATCGCCGACCTTGCCCAGGCCCTGGAGGCCAGCCGCGGCTGATCCACCCGCGCCCCACCCAATGCCGACGGCGGGCGCCCCCTTGCAGAACCGGAACTGCGCGCAATGACCCTCTTCTACCTGAAACTCCTCGTCACCCCGCTGCTGATGTGGGCCATCTCCCTTGCCTCGCGGCGCTGGGGCGGCCTGCTCGGCGGCTTGCTGTCCGGCCTGCCGATCACCTCGGCGCTGGTGATGACCTTCCTGTGCCTGGAGCAAGGCACGGCCTTCGCCCTGGGCGCGGTGCCGGGTGCGTTGGGCGGCTTGGCGGCGGTGCAGGCCACCTACGCGTTCTACCTGTTCGCCACGCGCAAGCTCGGCATCGCTGCGGCGGTATCGCTGGCGATCCTGTTCTACGGCCTGGCGGCCTATGCCTTCACCCACTGGGGCGGGTTGTACCTGTCGGTCGGCGTGGCGCTGCTGCTGATCGGCGTGTTGATCCGCGCCAGTGGCCGCGAGCCCAGGCCCGATACGCTTGCCCGGCCTCGACACCGCTATTGGGAGATCCCCCTGCGCATGGTGTCCGCCACCGCGCTGCTGATGCTCACCACCCGCCTGGCCAGTTGGCTGGGGCCGGCAACCAGCGGGATGCTGGCGCCGATCCCGGTGATTGCCTGGCCGTTGGTGGTGTTCGCCCATGTACAGGGCGGCCGCGCCGGGATGGCAGCGATGGTGCGGGGCAATGCCATCGGCGCGGTAGGGGTGATTGCGTTCTATCTGGCGATGGCGGGGTTGCTCGAACACACGGGCGTCGCCATTACCATGCTGGTTGCGATGGCGACCGCCGTTGGCCTGACCATCGCCCTGGCAGCACTATTGAAAGGGCGCACCTAACTGCCGTAATCGACGGCACATCGGTATCGCCGACATTGATACCCCGTACCGCGTCTTGCGCCAGGGCCTGGGCCCCTTCGAAAACTCAATGATGGCAAACTGGCATTCCGCCAAACCTCGACAATACTGGCTCGACACATGGATTCCTTGCCCACAACAACAAAAGGGAATTTGCGATGAGCCAGCCCCAACCCTTGGACGTCGCCATCATCGGCGGCGGTGTCTCCGGTACCTACAGCGCCTGGCGCCTGCAACAGGCCCACGGCGACAGCCAGCGTATCCAGCTATTCGAATATGGCGACCGCATCGGCGGGCGGCTGTTCAGCGTCAAGCTGCCCGGCCTGCCCAACGTGGTCGCCGAGGTGGGCGGCATGCGCTACATGCCCGGCGCCGACGGCCATGTGATGGTCGACACGCTGGTGCAGCACCTGGGCCTGCCGAGCAAGGACTTCCCCATGGGCAACGAACTGCCCAAGAACGCCCCCATCGGCGCCCAGGACAACCTGTTCTACCTGCGCGGCCAGCGCTTCCGTTTCCGCGACTTCGTCGAGGCGCCGCACAAGATTCCCTACGACCTGGGCTGGACCGAGCGCGGCTACAACCCCGAAGACCTCCAGGTCAACGTGATGAACAGTATCTACCCCGGCTTCGACAAGCTGAGCCTGGCCGAGCAGATGCAGGTGCAGGTGTTCGGCAAACCGATCTGGCGCTACGGCTTCTGGGACCTGCTCTACCGCGTGCTGAGCAACGAGGGCTACCAGTTCATGAAGGACGCCGGTGGCTACGAGGCCAACGTCGCCAACGCCAGCGCGGTAACCCAGTTGCCCGCCACCGAATACAGCGACGCCACCGTGTTCCGCACGCTCAAGGATGGCTTCCAGAGCCTGCCGCTGACCCTGGCCCAGCGCTTCAGCGAACAGGCCGGCGGCCTGGTGCCCGCCGACCAGCGCATCCAGATGAACCGCCGCCTGGCCGCCCTGAGCTACAGCGACGACACCGAGTACCCCTACCGCCTGCACCTGCGCCACACCGAAACCGTCAACGGCAAGACCCACGACCTCGAAGGCGAGGACATCGTCCACGCCCGCCAGGTGATCCTCGCCCTGCCGCGCCGCGCGCTGGAGCTGATCGACTCGCCGCTGTTCGACGACCCGTGGCTCAAGGACAACCTCGGCTCGGTGCTGGTGCAGTCGGCGTTCAAGCTGTTCCTGGCCTACGAGCAACCCTGGTGGCGCAACCTGGGCCTGGTGGCCGGGCGCTCGGTCACCGACCTGCCGATCCGCCAGTGCTACTACATGGGCACGGAGTGCGATCAGGCAGGTGGCGAGAACACCTTCAACTCGCTGCTGATGGCCTCCTACAACGACATCGGCACCGTACCGTTCTGGAAAGGCCTGGAAGACGGCCCCGAATTCATCGGCTACACCCCGCGCAGCCTCGAAGGGCGCATCGCCAGTGACGCGGTGGTGCCGCGCACGCAGTTCCAGATCAGCGACGAGATGGTGCGCATCGCCCAGCGCCAGGTCACTCAGCTGCACGCCCAGGTC includes:
- a CDS encoding Ig-like domain-containing protein gives rise to the protein MKKPVATSTQVFRLSSLTALLLSLGMANVFAGSLDDVSQPPPTDPSAFSDPAADPVAQAAALEALKNMPEANEGSLELSNGVYGTRATVTSNNALPPAQQTSRKYPTNGKPSPLFGAEPFTQQLLLFEEFGPEKLDPATPPYSLTFPPPVIGAAPAQDPDYAARSSPNGNALEAFLTQPGLTPFPSQYANVLDRNPWKAQIEMFLNRSGVGSPAEGRPPGKGWSHQRWNEFYPQAAFKTAQAGARINQGLRDRKQLHNYAKGEFAPGGLYYQTSDIPTTLGTTKGIDTRFHPKMPLQGHKALWTFDGTFPVKLLMVRYGQPVLMRHYNALPIDPSANNGFGLHTISTHEHNGHSPAESDGFANAYFFPGQYYDYRWPIQLAGYDTINTRAQDPRAAFPCAPGETLYVNDASPGLKTCENGSIKIRGDWRETMSTHWFHDHMLDFTAQNVYKGNAVMMNYYSAIDRGNEALQDGVNLRFPSGAAMPWGNRDYDVNLVIADKAWDANGQLWFNPFNTDGFLGDQILVNWQYQPKLKVRARSYRFRILNGSVSRYFKFAVVREIAGNSGEFKGPSGSNVSYARVPFHMIANDGNIMEHAVPFDGTLDLNGDGSLQDNNAILPLQGIAERYDIIINFARNGIKVGDKLYFVNLMEHETGKGPKQPIALADVLSGKYKPVIKQTSNGPEWDGGDPVVGKFMQLIVQPYAGQDLSMDPSLYEPAKPGKAAGLVMIPLPIDRNSASDQVKIKAARHREFIFGRSDGTDSTPWTIKTDGGFGYTMDPRRISAAPQLANEATDGGFSGDGTLEVWKIKNGGNGWSHPVHVHFEEGVILSRDGKAPPEWEKWARKDVYRIGPDSDSSEEVEMAIRFREFAGTYMEHCHNTQHEDTSMLLRWDLEHPGQFQMMPTPLPGWDGVEYVNSAALPTFRTSSSGPGNDSNKPPVAVNDSAATMAGKPIVLNVLANDTDPDGNLPLSVSSLAQPDSGQGTVSSNGTQVTYTPPATVATAFTASFTYAARDAKGLESLAPATVSIAVSPAVPMDEIQVSSASVQLRSNSRWTWEVSGTTSVAAGNSIRVTSNTTSGPLDLGLATLSASGSGARWKLSVTTTGSGPASPPAVTVKSALGQSVTVPLSIR
- a CDS encoding SCO family protein, yielding MPRLFRLLLLLLLTLSLAWSLPPSTRATPSTPWGADYFPNIPLLTQDGRQVHFFDDLIKDKVVAINFIFTGCGDSCPVETARLRQVQKLLGERVGQDIFIYSISIDPYNDTPATLKRYAEKFAIGPGWTLLTGEAADIEQLRRSLGLYIEGLENGRSKDHNLSLIIGNQATGRWMKASPFESPYILADRLANSLHNWKTASAQHRDYTQAPDIRPPSKGEQLFRTRCSSCHTLGDAEPGATHGIGPDLLGVTRQRDELWLKRWLMEPDRMLAEKDPLAMLLFAQYNQLAMPNMRLGETEVAALVGYLEEETTRLQAPH
- a CDS encoding ATP-binding protein is translated as MNPSSIVRYWHAIELLQPQPVPKLNIRDEDDIYLPFFHDIRSQEDPLPWMPGSLVGKQKLPEKRVWSHSLFAHLYDSLAVTTALGERFGADQGYSEPQSRETALFALRFSAEGMLVPDSLVLSSEAWFLGCVLAERKWEHGFASAQDDARQLACQLLGTAVTCDALHELTQAIVQALGLEAFFGDAPRRHRVRSTPIDPEKPAPQDDPLNSFLLDDLTHVASALDRGVSSTALAQFLREHAPGQRLHLDQPHASLPIIERLYPHRHAPGCWPSDKHLGLVHSQQLAVNSLLAELGESAGVMGVNGPPGTGKTTLLRDLIAAVVTRRADVLASFDRASQAFLNNGCEELNDGGRPQKGYRLNPELFGFEVVVASSNNGAVENITLELPQAGKVDPSWLGEIDYFADIATLLIDQPAWGLISAALGSKTKRKQFVSQFFYGEAPPKKKKARTSEAANDLQTADVLAEHEDSYTADIDVSDKPTGPRGFIGWLSNPANSIPESERQARWKAAKRRYTASKDAADALCEQIAAINQRIDAVRERRTAFTLQQAEHDAHWRAHEQLKAGQLDHEHANLLPARNELRSALDALDSQVGQRPGLWLNLFTLGGAGRTWRAQRAHLQQRHQLCSDNYATAMKQDARLAEQLQTHQLLLETARQQLGLAEAALHTDVETARQLAIAGGAEHLLPWLTQEDIGRGEAIEKLEPWQLKGWRQARARVFIEALGLHKTLFQIEAKRLSANLYCITRQLTGSQYLGISQELSRSIWASLFMVVPVLSSTFASFARSFGSFGCEEIGWLLVDEAGQATPQAAVGALWRARRAVLVGDPLQLPPIVPVCDAVLEHMRNHYQVDPHWICNRQSAQSLADLATRWGKMLGPKEAQTWVGLPLVVHRRCDRPMFKMANLIAYDGAMVYGTGAPEPAKATKASLPSGWLHAPGPSSGNWVRQEGIMLKRLLERLEADGVTKDAITVITPFQDVRSKLSTFLPSQIVYGTIHTMQGKEAEIIVLVLGGSADNRGARDWAVETPNLLNVAVTRARERLYVIGDYDDWSTRQQFEQIMHLLPKQSLLALSNTTTA
- a CDS encoding bifunctional O-acetylhomoserine aminocarboxypropyltransferase/cysteine synthase translates to MKLETLAIHAGFSPDPTTKAVAVPIYQTTSFAFDDTQHGADLFDLKVAGNIYSRIMNPTNDVLEQRMAALEGGVGALAVASGMAAITYAIQTVAEAGDNIVSVAKLYGGTYNLLAHTLPRQGITTRFAAHDDIAALEALIDERTKAVFCESIGNPAGNIVDIAALAEAAHRHGVPLIVDNTVATPILCRPFEHGADIVVHSLTKYIGGHGTSIGGIVIDSGKFPWADHTQRFALLNTPDPSYHGVTYTEAFGPAAFIGRCRVVPLRNTGAALSPFNAFLILQGLETLALRMERHTENAFKVARYLQEHDQVAWVKYAGLPDHPEHQLAQRYTGGKPASILSFGIKGGQAAGARFIDALQLVVRLVNIGDAKSLACHPASTTHRQLNDDELEKAGVPRDMVRLSIGIEHSDDIIADLAQALEASRG
- a CDS encoding FAD-dependent oxidoreductase, which gives rise to MSQPQPLDVAIIGGGVSGTYSAWRLQQAHGDSQRIQLFEYGDRIGGRLFSVKLPGLPNVVAEVGGMRYMPGADGHVMVDTLVQHLGLPSKDFPMGNELPKNAPIGAQDNLFYLRGQRFRFRDFVEAPHKIPYDLGWTERGYNPEDLQVNVMNSIYPGFDKLSLAEQMQVQVFGKPIWRYGFWDLLYRVLSNEGYQFMKDAGGYEANVANASAVTQLPATEYSDATVFRTLKDGFQSLPLTLAQRFSEQAGGLVPADQRIQMNRRLAALSYSDDTEYPYRLHLRHTETVNGKTHDLEGEDIVHARQVILALPRRALELIDSPLFDDPWLKDNLGSVLVQSAFKLFLAYEQPWWRNLGLVAGRSVTDLPIRQCYYMGTECDQAGGENTFNSLLMASYNDIGTVPFWKGLEDGPEFIGYTPRSLEGRIASDAVVPRTQFQISDEMVRIAQRQVTQLHAQVELPAPYSAVYHAWDADPYGGGWHEWKANYRLDLIIQKMRHPVKDQQVFIVGEAYSYGQGWVEGALTTAESALQEFFELPRPNWLPASYQLLPTPAPEEIDYATPPMPGHAPQVLEAITQAICAGVKP